Proteins encoded in a region of the Tripterygium wilfordii isolate XIE 37 chromosome 21, ASM1340144v1, whole genome shotgun sequence genome:
- the LOC119988885 gene encoding malate dehydrogenase [NADP], chloroplastic — protein sequence MAVAELSPAYTKTTRLHSSQLSLCSSRIPDHRHRSLRLVPRHRNCKITCSVAPNQVEAPVAVQADGPNSKSDCYGVFCLTYDLKAEEETKTWKKLITVSVSGAAGMISNHLLFKLASGEVFGPDQPIALKLLGSERSFQALEGVAMELEDSLYPLLREVRIGIDPYEVHQDAEWALLIGAKPRGPGMERADLLDINGQIFAAQGKALNAVASRNVKVIVVGNPCNTNALICMKNAPNIPAKNFHALTRLDENRAKCQLALKAGVFYDKVSNVTIWGNHSTTQVPDFLNARIDGLPVKEVIKDHKWLEEEFTVKVQKRGGVLIQKWGRSSAASTAVSIVDAIKSLITPTPKGDWFSSGVYTNGNPYGIAEDIVFSMPCRSKGDGDYELVKDVIFDDYLRKRISKTEAELLAEKRCVAHLTGEGIGFCDLPEDTMLPGEM from the exons ATGGCTGTAGCAGAGCTGTCCCCTGCATATACCAAGACCACTCGTCTCCACTCCTCACAACTTTCCCTATGTTCCTCCCGTATCCCTGATCACCGACACCGTTCTCTTCGATTGGTTCCTCGGCATCGAAACTGTAAAATTACTTGCTCTGTTGCGCCCAA TCAAGTTGAAGCTCCGGTTGCAGTTCAGGCTGACGGACCTAACAGCAAGTCCGATTGTTATGGCGTTTTCTGCCTAACGTACGATCTCAAAGCT GAGGAAGAGACAAAAACATGGAAGAAGTTAATCACTGTGTCAGTCTCAGGTGCTGCTGGGATGATATCAAATCATTTACTATTCAAA CTTGCATCTGGTGAAGTTTTTGGGCCTGATCAGCCTATTGCGTTGAAACTATTGGGATCTGAGAGGTCATTCCAAGCCCTCGAAG GAGTTGCAATGGAACTTGAAGACTCCCTGTATCCTTTGTTGCGGGAGGTGAGAATTGGAATCGACCCTTATGAGGTACACCAAGATGCTGAATGGGCTCTTTTGATTGGTGCAAAACCTCGGGGACCTGGAATGGAACGTGCTGACTTATTAGATATCAATGGGCAAATATTTGCTGCGCAG GGAAAAGCTCTTAATGCTGTTGCATCCCGTAATGTCAAAGTTATAGTCGTTGGGAACCCTTGCAACACCAA TGCATTAATTTGTATGAAAAATGCACCAAACATTCCCGCGAAGAATTTCCACGCTCTAACTAGGTTAGATGAAAATAGAGCAAAATGCCAG CTTGCTCTCAAAGCAGGTGTCTTCTATGATAAGGTGTCAAATGTGACCATATGGGGAAACCATTCCACTACTCAG GTTCCAGACTTCTTAAATGCAAGGATCGATGGTTTACCTGTCAAAGAAGTTATCAAGGATCATAAGTGGTTGGAAGAAGAGTTCACTGTGAAAGTTCAGAAG AGAGGTGGTGTGCTGATTCAGAAATGGGGAAGGTCTTCAGCTGCATCAACTGCTGTATCAATTGTTGACGCCATAAAGTCTCTAATAACTCCCACCCCTAAGGGTGATTGGTTTTCTTCTGGA GTTTATACCAATGGAAACCCTTATGGTATAGCTGAGGATATTGTTTTCAGCATGCCATGCCGATCAAAA GGAGATGGTGATTATGAACTTGTCAAAGATGTAATATTTGACGATTATCTCCGTAAGCGAATTTCTAAG ACTGAGGCTGAGTTGCTAGCCGAGAAGAGATGTGTAGCTCATCTGACTGGAGAG GGTATTGGATTCTGTGATCTACCAGAGGACACAATGCTTCCTGGAGAAATGTAA
- the LOC119988884 gene encoding NAC domain-containing protein 53-like, which translates to MGTGSDSATSLAPGFRFHPTDEELVRYYLKRKVCNKPFRFDPISVVDIYRSEPWDLPSRSKLKSRDLEWYFFSALDKKYGNGSRTNRATEKGYWKTTGKDRPVRWNTKTVGMKKTLVYHLGRAPRGERSNWIMHEYRLTDEDLEKAGITQDAYVLCRIFQKSGSGPKNGEQYGAPFVEEEWEEDEEVTLLAEKAVAAADEVGFGYGSPVDADNLEQNENGVFFEEPACPPDFYYEDTSNNIDNLGGFIENDQNPMIGNGGLQYRQVSGNDNNFPPEQFEIDTKPVKDEYFAAETSNNGNPNDFNYLVSGPYIDATSRHPSLGDGFYLDANDLSNSVEADAGGFEMVDEYLNYFDAENENLLFDPSEFLESESIPYDQVHQSVKDICKASEDTLKQSQDQLETLGNADASSSKQKHEDTKQFEPEVDYPFIQKASHLLGGISALPAFASELSLKDAALRLNSASSSSSSVRVTAGIIRIEDMTWSSGKNGNLSIILSIGISQGNISPDSLVPMGNLVSGKTGSATSWSWFFLMLFWILLLGVSFKVGTHICAN; encoded by the exons ATGGGCACTGGCAGTGACTCGGCGACCTCACTCGCTCCTGGGTTCCGATTCCATCCAACCGATGAGGAACTCGTCCGATACTACCTGAAGCGCAAGGTCTGCAACAAACCCTTCCGCTTCGACCCAATCTCCGTCGTCGACATCTATAGATCTGAGCCCTGGGACCTTCCAA GTAGGTCGAAGCTGAAGAGCAGAGATTTGGAGTGGTATTTCTTTAGTGCGTTGGACAAGAAATATGGGAACGGTTCGAGGACGAATCGGGCTACAGAGAAAGGCTATTGGAAGACCACCGGCAAGGACCGGCCGGTTCGCTGGAATACCAAGACTGTCGGTATGAAGAAAACCCTCGTATACCATCTAGGCCGAGCTCCCCGTGGTGAGCGCAGCAATTGGATCATGCACGAGTATCGCCTTACTGATGAAGATCTGGAAAAGGCTGGGATAACCCAG GATGCATATGTTTTGTGTAGGATATTTCAGAAGAGTGGCTCGGGTCCAAAGAATGGGGAGCAATACGGAGCGCCTTTTGTTGAGGAGGAATGGGAGGAGGATGAGGAGGTGACCTTACTTGCTGAGAAAGCCGTGGCAGCTGCTGATGAGGTTGGTTTTGGCTATGGTTCCCCTGTGGATGCTGATAACCTGGAACAG AATGAAAATGGTGTATTTTTTGAGGAGCCTGCTTGCCCACCAGACTTCTATTATGAAGATACAAGTAACAATATTGACAATTTGGGGGGATTCATTGAAAACGACCAGAACCCCATGATAGGCAATGGTGGATTGCAGTATCGTCAAGTTTCCGGCAATGACAATAACTTTCCacctgagcaatttgagattgATACAAAGCCCGTCAAAGATGAATATTTTGCTGCTGAAACAAGCAATAATGGGAATCCTAATGATTTCAATTACTTGGTTTCTGGACCATACATAGATGCTACGAGTCGTCATCCTTCACTTGGTGATGGATTCTACCTGGATGCTAATGATCTTTCAAATTCTGTTGAGGCAGATGCTGGAGGTTTTGAAATGGTTGATGAGTACCTCAACTATTTCGATGCTGAAAATGAAaacttgctttttgatccttcagAATTTCTGGAAAGTGAGAGCATTCCTTATGACCAGGTTCATCAAAGTGTAAAG GATATCTGCAAAGCTAGTGAGGACACACTCAAGCAAAGCCAAGATCAACTGGAAACACTTGGAAATGCTGATGCTTCTTCCTCGAAACAGAAGCATGAAGATACTAAACAATTTGAGCCAG AAGTGGACTATCCATTCATTCAAAAGGCCAGTCACCTATTGGGAGGCATTTCTGCTCTTCCTGCATTTGCTTCTGAGTTGTCTTTGAAGGATGCAGCTCTCCGCCTGAATTCAGCTTCATCATCTTCCAGTTCAGTTAGGGTTACTGCTGGTATAATCAGAATAGAGGATATGACTTGGTCATCTGGAAAGAATGGAAACCTCAGCATCATCCTTTCTATTGGCATTTCGCAAGGAAATATTAGTCCTGACAGTTTGGTGCCAATGGGTAACTTAGTGTCAGGGAAGACAGGATCTGCGACATCGTGGAGCTGGTTCTTCTTGATGTTATTTTGGATCCTGCTTCTTGGAGTGAGTTTTAAAGTTGGAACCCATATTTGTGCCAATTGA
- the LOC119987625 gene encoding eukaryotic translation initiation factor 6-2-like — protein sequence MATRLQFENSCEIGVFSKLTNAYCLVAIGGSENFYSTFETELADVIPVVKTSIGGTRIIGRLCAGNKNGLLVPHTTTDQELQHLRNSLPDQVVVQRIEEKLSALGNCIACNDHVALTHTDLDRETEEIVADVLGVEVFRQTIAGNILVGSFCTFSNRGGLVHPHTSIEDLDELSTLLQVPLVAGTVNRGSEVIAAGMTVNDWTAFCGSDTTATELSVIESVFKLREAQPSSIVDEMRKSLVDTYV from the exons ATGGCAACAA GACTTCAGTTTGAGAATTCATGTGAAATTGGGGTATTCTCCAAGTTGACCAATGCATACTGTCTGGTTGCCATAGGAGGATCAGAAAACTTCTATAG CACTTTTGAGACAGAGTTAGCAGACGTCATTCCTGTAGTCAAGACCTCAATTGGAGGCACTAGGATAATTGGGAGGCTATGCGCCG GGAATAAAAATGGGCTTCTTGTTCCACACACGACTACTGACCAAG AACTACAACACCTGAGGAATAGTCTACCTGATCAAGTTGTTGTCCAGAGGATAGAGGAGAAACTATCAGCTCTGGGTAACTGCATAGCTTGCAACGACCATGTTGCTCTTACACATACCGACCTGGACAGG GAGACTGAGGAGATTGTTGCGGATGTACTCGGTGTAGAAGTTTTCAGGCAGACAATTGCTGGTAACATCCTTGTGGGCAGCTTCTGTACCTTCTCCAACAGAGGTGGCTTG GTCCATCCCCATACTTCCATTGAAGATCTGGATGAACTTTCCACACTTCTTCAGGTCCCATTGGTTGCTGGGACTGTTAACCGTGGAAGTGAAGTGATAGCTGCCGGAATGACAGTAAATGACTGGACAGCCTTCTGTGGGTCAGACACTACAGCTACCGAACTGTCCGTCATCGAGAGCGTCTTCAAGCTGAGGGAAGCACAGCCTAGTTCCATTGTTGACGAAATGAGGAAATCATTAGTCGACACTTATGTTTGA
- the LOC119989341 gene encoding NAC domain containing protein 50-like: protein MGRETSTELTLTTPSLTGEHELEAISGKGSATAGPSGTAARTPKTASSTALAPGFRFHPTDEELVSYYLKRKVTKKPVRFNAIAEVDIYKNEPWDLSGKSRFKTRDQEWYFFSALDKKYGNGARMNRATGKGYWKATGKDREVRHDSQVIAMKKTLVFHAGRAPDGKRTNWVMHEYRLIDDELEKIGASQMEGYVLCRVFHKSNIGPPNGNRYAPFVEEEWDDGQQALVPGLDAADDGVAGDDAYVDRNEFPQDSNAFDKDPLGRNELLRGTRGVLPKCKRERLEDYPPVCVLNTEAPVPLLQYKRRRHNDSGPNHSNGSDSSTRTTQDGSSSTSSMMTTSSPNAATTTAISALLEFSLLGSMEMEPKEVPRFHAPSFDANLDTSVPPSCVKLINDLHNEIHKISVERESLKLEMFSTQAMINILQSRIDFLNKENEELKRRKTRDV from the exons ATGGGTCGTGAAACGTCTACTGAGTTAACCCTCACAACCCCATCGCTGACCGGAGAGCATGAATTAGAGGCTATATCCGGAAAAGGATCGGCGACGGCGGGACCATCTGGTACGGCGGCTAGAACACCCAAAACGGCATCTTCGACAGCGTTGGCACCTGGGTTCCGATTCCATCCTACCGATGAGGAGCTTGTGAGCTACTATTTGAAGCGGAAAGTCACTAAGAAACCCGTCCGCTTCAACGCCATTGCTGAAGTTGACATCTACAAGAACGAGCCCTGGGACCTTTCCG GAAAGTCGAGGTTTAAGACAAGGGACCAAGAATGGTATTTTTTCAGTGCATTGGACAAGAAGTATGGGAATGGGGCGAGAATGAATAGGGCCACTGGAAAAGGATATTGGAAGGCAACTGGCAAGGACCGCGAGGTTCGTCATGATTCTCAGGTGATTGCAATGAAGAAAACTCTTGTGTTCCATGCTGGCCGAGCCCCAGATGGGAAACGTACTAATTGGGTCATGCATGAGTATCGGCTTATCGATGACGAATTGGAAAAGATTGGAGCATCTCAG ATGGAAGGATATGTTTTGTGTCGAGTATTTCACAAGAGTAATATAGGGCCACCCAACGGGAATAGATATGCACCTTTTGTTGAAGAGGAATGGGATGATGGCCAACAAGCTTTGGTCCCAGGGTTAGATGCTGCAGACGATGGGGTGGCTGGTGATGACGCTTATGTCGACAGAAATGAATTTCCACAG gATAGTAACGCCTTTGATAAGGATCCTCTTGGTCGCAATGAACTTCTGAGAGGCACCCGAGGTGTTTTACCCAAGTGCAAGCGTGAACGATTGGAGGATTATCCTCCAGTTTGTGTGCTTAACACAGAAGCCCCTGTCCCGCTACTCCAGTATAAGCGGAGAAGGCATAACGATTCAGGTCCTAACCACTCAAATGGTTCAGATAGTTCAACGAGGACAACTCAAGACGGTTCCTCTTCTACAAGCTCGATGATGACGACAAGTTCTCCGAATGCTGCAACAACAACAGCGATATCTGCATTGCTGGAATTCTCACTTCTGGGGTCTATGGAAATGGAACCCAAAGAGGTTCCTCGTTTTCATGCTCCGTCCTTTGATGCCAATCTTGACACATCGGTGCCTCCAAGCTGTGTGAAGTTAATCAATGATTTGCATAATGAGATTCACAAGATATCTGTTGAGAGGGAGTCCTTGAAGCTTGAAATGTTCAGCACTCAAGCGATGATCAACATTCTTCAATCCCGAATTGATTTCCTGAACAAGGAAAACGAGGAACTGAAGCGGAGGAAGACTCGGGATGTTTAG
- the LOC119988697 gene encoding ras-related protein RABC2a-like — translation MGSSSKGISNGYDYSFKILLIGDSGVGKSSILLSFISNSVHDVSPTIGVDFKIKLFSFGGKRVKLTIWDTAGQERFGPITSSYYRGAHGIILVYDVTRRETFTNLSEVWAKEVELNSTNHDCIKILVGNKVDRDSKRAVTREEGISLAQQYKCSSFLECSAKTRTNVQQCFKDVTLKILEVPSLLEKGSAVVGAKRQTLKQKQVHQAPRNGGCCS, via the exons ATGGGTTCTTCTTCAAAGGGAATAAGTAATGGTTATGATTACTCTTTCAAGATACTTTTGATTGGTGATTCTGGTGTTGGGAAGAGCAGTATTCTCCTCAGCTTCATCTCCAACTCCGTCCATGATGTCTCACCCACCATTG GCGTGGATTTCAAGATCAAGCTATTCAGTTTTGGAGGGAAAAGAGTGAAGCTTACAATTTGGGACACAG CTGGACAGGAAAGATTTGGACCAATAACGAGCTCTTACTATAGGGGTGCACATGGAATCATTCTTG TTTATGACGTGACAAGGCGAGAAACTTTTACAAATTTGTCAGAAGTATGGGCAAAGGAAGTAGAGCTCAACTCCACAAATCATGATTGTATCAAAATTCTCGTGGGAAATAAAGTCGATAGG GACAGTAAGAGAGCTGTAACTAGAGAAGAGGGGATATCTCTTGCACAGCAGTATAAGTGTTCATCATTCCTTGAATGCAGTGCTAAGACAAGAACAAATGTACAGCAGTGCTTCAAAGATGTCACACTTAAG ATACTCGAGGTACCTAGTTTGCTTGAAAAAGGGTCTGCAGTCGTAGGAGCAAAGAGACAAACTTTGAAACAGAAACAAGTACATCAAGCCCCTAGAAATGGCGGTTGCTGCTCATAA
- the LOC119988037 gene encoding monocopper oxidase-like protein SKU5, translating to TQRETHNTQKTKQKSGARSKLEPCGAGANAVDIFLEWNVAIDSTIKPVSVDQPVITVNGKFPGPLINATTNDFIHVNVFNNLDEPLLFTWNGIQQRLNSWQDGVSGTNCPIQPGTNWTYVFQTKDQIGSFFYFPSLNFQNAGGGFGPIRVNNRAVILIPFAKPEAEFDLLIGDWYYYGYKKTRSMMGNEEMAYQTIPDTILMNGKGPYGHSMSKAYESFTVAQGKTYRFRISNVGSALSFNFRIQKHQMVLVETEGSYTSQITLDSLDVHVGQSYSVLVIADQPDADYYIVASPKLLYTTNSTSLVGLGVLHYSNSNTQVTGSLPSGPDPFDLEFSIVQARSIRWNLTAGAARPNPQGTFNVTNVTLSQNFILQSSTSEIDGIPRYLINNVSYQSGNTPLKLADHFLNGSGVYQLDSFPGRSVSASAAYGVSVVTGNHKGWIELVFKNNLNAMDSWHLDGFGFHVVGFGNGEWMTDSRSNYNLVDPVVRSTVQVYPGGWTAVYAFLDNPGMWNLRSQLLKNWFLGQELYIRVHNDDPNPSKEKPPPDNLVLCGILSNSSNAAISLPPAP from the exons ACGCAGAGGGAGACACACAATACTCAAAAAACAAAGCAGAAGTCCGGGGCTCGGAGCAAGCTGGAGCCATGTGGAGCAG GTGCCAATGCAGTTGATATCTTTCTAGAGTGGAATGTTGCAATTGACAGCACCATAAAGCCTGTGTCTGTTGATCAACCG GTGATTACTGTCAATGGAAAGTTTCCGGGACCTCTTATCAACGCCACTACCAACGATTTCATTCATGTGAATGTGTTCAACAATTTGGATGAACCGCTACTTTTTACATG GAATGGAATACAACAGAGGCTGAATTCATGGCAAGATGGAGTATCAGGTACCAACTGCCCAATTCAACCAGGCACAAACTGGACTTATGTGTTCCAAACCAAGGACCAGATTGGTAGTTTCTTCTACTTTCCCTCACTTAACTTCCAAAATGCTGGTGGAGGATTCGGTCCAATTCGAGTCAATAATCGTGCAGTCATCCTTATACCCTTTGCCAAACCGGAAGCTGAGTTCGATCTTCTTATTGGTGATTGGTACTATTATGGGTACAAG AAAACAAGGTCAATGATGGGAAACGAAGAGATGGCATACCAAACTATTCCTGATACAATTCTAATGAATGGCAAAGGCCCTTATGGACACTCAATGTCAAAAGCCTACGAGTCCTTCACCGTTGCTCAAG GAAAGACATACAGGTTTAGAATATCAAATGTGGGCAGTGCATTGAGTTTTAATTTCAGGATTCAGAAACATCAAATGGTGCTGGTTGAAACGGAAGGGTCTTACACCAGTCAGATAACCCTGGATTCTCTTGATGTTCACGTTGGTCAGTCATACTCGGTTCTTGTCATAGCCGATCAACCCGATGCTGATTACTACATTGTTGCTAGTCCTAAATTGCTCTACACAACCAATTCTACAAGCCTTGTGGGTTTAGGTGTGCTACACTATTCCAATTCCAATACACAAGTTACTGGTTCTCTGCCTAGTGGACCTGATCCATTTGATCTAGAATTTTCAATCGTTCAAGCCAGATCTATCAG GTGGAACTTGACAGCAGGAGCAGCAAGGCCTAATCCACAAGGAACCTTCAATGTAACAAATGTAACCCTGTCACAAAATTTCATCCTGCAGAGCTCAACTAGTGAAATTGATGGCATTCCACGATATCTTATCAACAATGTCTCTTATCAAAGCGGAAACACCCCATTGAAACTTGCCGATCACTTTCTTAATGGATCTGGTGTATACCAACTTGATTCGTTTCCCGGTCGATCTGTCAGTGCTAGTGCTGCATATGGAGTATCTGTTGTTACTGGAAACCATAAAGGGTGGATAGAACTTGTGTTCAAAAATAATCTCAATGCCATGGATTCTTGGCATTTAGATGGTTTCGGATTTCACGTTGTTGG GTTTGGCAATGGAGAGTGGATGACAGATTCTCGCAGTAATTACAACCTTGTTGATCCTGTGGTTCGATCAACGGTGCAAGTGTACCCAGGAGGATGGACTGCAGTTTATGCATTCTTAGACAATCCTGGAATGTGGAATTTGAGGTCACAACTCTTGAAAAACTGGTTCTTAGGCCAAGAACTCTACATAAGAGTCCATAATGATGATCCCAACCCTTCCAAGGAGAAGCCTCCTCCCGATAACCTTGTTCTATGTG GTATTCTCAGCAACTCTAGTAATGCTGCTATTAGTCTGCCTCCGGCTCCATAG
- the LOC119988038 gene encoding monocopper oxidase-like protein SKU5 has product MVVLTSFLISYRLNCCRDEAAVARHVLIKLRFHFKEVVPCNLENHRIYIISNRFQKIILVMICDMVFSGERPWLFVGLAVLLALLVTNANGEGHHIFYEWHVAIDTTIKPVSLAQPVITINGLFPGPLINGTTNDIVHVNVFNQMDEPLLLTWNGIQQRLNSWQDGVSGTNCPILPGMNWTYVFVLKDQIGTFFYFPSLSFQKAGGGFGPIRINNRTVIEVPFPKPEAEFDLLIGDWSGTSYKKVRSLIKTGDFLFQTVIPNWMLMNGKGPYKNPMSKTYESFTVTKGKTYLFRISNVGSAWSFNFRIQNHRMVLVETEGSYTNQITLDSLDVHVGQSYSVLVTADQEIKDYYIVASPKMFQASDSSSIVGVGVLHYDTSAITPTGPLPFGPDPFDLVFSIIQARSIRWNITTGAARPNPQGTFNVSNVTLSQTFILHGSNATIGGSPHYTVNKVSYLTPDTPLKLADKFSDGVGVYVLDQFPTNTTNAGDAIGTFVASGIHKGWIELVFKNDLLVMDSWHLDGFGFFVVGFGDGEWIPASRWTYNLYDPVVRSTVQVYPGRWTAVYAYLDNPGMWNLRSGSLKNWYLGQELYIRIFDPDNNTAKEEPPPDNLILCGKYKVLPPAPAPSPPTSAISAPAFTPTPW; this is encoded by the exons ATGGTAGTACTGACTAGTTTCTTGATCAGTTACC GTCTCAATTGTTGCCGGGACGAAGCTGCTGTTGCTCGACATGTCCTAATCAAGCTTAGATTTCATTTTAAGGAAGTTGTGCCTTGCAA TTTAGAGAATCACAGGATATATATAATCTCGAATCGTTTTCAGAAGATAATTCTGGTAATGATCTGTGACATGGTATTCTCCGGTGAGCGTCCATGGCTATTCGTCGGTTTAGCAGTTCTACTTGCTCTCTTAGTCACAAATGCTAATGGTGAAGGACACCACATTTTTTATGAGTGGCATGTTGCAATTGATACAACAATCAAACCAGTGTCTTTAGCCCAACCG GTTATTACCATCAATGGATTGTTCCCTGGACCCCTAATCAACGGAACGACCAACGATATTGTTCATGTCAATGTTTTCAATCAGATGGATGAGCCTCTACTCCTTACATG GAATGGCATACAACAAAGATTGAATTCATGGCAAGATGGAGTGTCTGGCACAAATTGTCCAATCCTACCAGGTATGAACTGGACTTATGTGTTTGTGCTCAAGGACCAAATTGGTACCTTCTTCTACTTCCCATCCCTCAGTTTCCAGAAAGCTGGAGGAGGTTTTGGTCCGATCAGAATCAATAACCGGACGGTGATTGAAGTACCATTCCCTAAACCAGAAGCTGAATTTGATCTTCTTATTGGGGATTGGTCTGGTACTAGTTACAAG AAAGTTAGGTCCTTGATAAAGACTGGAGACTTCTTGTTCCAAACTGTCATACCTAATTGGATGCTCATGAATGGTAAAGGACCATATAAGAACCCTATGTCTAAAACTTACGAGTCATTTACGGTAACAAAAG GGAAGACCTACCTTTTCCGGATATCGAATGTTGGGAGTGCATGGAGCTTCAATTTTAGGATTCAAAACCATAGAATGGTGTTGGTTGAGACAGAAGGGTCTTACACTAATCAAATAACATTGGACTCTCTTGACGTTCATGTTGGGCAATCTTACTCTGTCCTAGTCACAGCTGATCAAGAAATCAAGGACTATTACATTGTGGCTAGTCCTAAAATGTTTCAAGCTTCTGATTCAAGCAGCATTGTGGGTGTAGGGGTTCTACACTATGACACATCTGCAATCACTCCCACTGGTCCTCTCCCTTTTGGACCTGATCCATTTGATCTAGTATTCTCAATTATTCAAGCTAGGTCGATTAG GTGGAACATAACAACAGGGGCAGCAAGGCCTAATCCACAAGGAACCTTCAATGTATCAAATGTGACACTGTCACAAACCTTCATCCTTCACGGATCAAATGCGACTATTGGTGGTTCACCTCACTACACAGTCAACAAGGTGTCTTACCTTACGCCTGATACCCCACTGAAACTGGCTGATAAGTTTTCTGACGGGGTCGGTGTTTATGTACTTGACCAATTCCCGACTAACACTACCAATGCTGGCGATGCTATTGGAACTTTTGTTGCAAGCGGGATCCACAAGGGGTGGATTGAACTTGTATTCAAGAATGATTTACTGGTTATGGATTCTTGGCATTTGGATGGATTTGGATTCTTTGTTGTGGG ATTTGGTGATGGAGAATGGATACCTGCTTCTCGTTGGACATACAATCTCTATGATCCTGTTGTTCGCTCTACTGTTCAG GTATATCCTGGAAGATGGACTGCAGTATATGCATATCTTGATAATCCAGGAATGTGGAACCTGAGATCTGGAAGCCTGAAGAACTGGTATCTCGGGCAAGAGCTGTACATTAGAATTTTTGATCCCGATAACAACACGGCCAAGGAAGAACCACCGCCGGATAATCTCATTCTGTGCG GGAAGTACAAGGTTTTACCCCCAGCTCCTGCACCATCTCCGCCCACCAGCGCAATATCTGCGCCAGCATTCACGCCAACGCCATGGTAA
- the LOC119989177 gene encoding zinc finger protein ZAT5-like: MEEAPAPSPSGPSPSPEEVIVVELSSMKDQTHIVKGKRTKRQRVQSPSPIDLTPTPNSSSGDKEDTNSNEYEYQEDGLVEEEDADMDMANCLILLSQGQSRISPHRQDNTDHHHHHLGGYKFNSKKLIETASNGTGKAGHYVYECKTCNRTFPSFQALGGHRASHMKPHNKSSSIAAASAEEKKQFLSSSDEELDRHYKNICSLSLQLSHKTRNLYNKKVHECSVCGTEFTSGQALGGHMRRHRPSASTAGANNTSLTLNPTTTMTLELESKQDKQQRKVLSLDLDLNLAPSSTPEDNNHNTESKFAFASKKQQQQQQSPNIVFSAAALVDCHY; this comes from the coding sequence ATGGAGGAAGCTCCAGCTCCATCTCCATCCggaccatctccatctccagaGGAAGTCATCGTTGTGGAGCTGTCATCAATGAAAGACCAGACCCACATCGTCAAAGGCAAGAGAACCAAGAGACAAAGGGTCCAATCTCCAAGCCCAATTGATCTAACCCCAACCCCCAATTCATCAAGTGGGGATAAGGAAGATACCAATTCCAATGAATATGAATATCAAGAAGATGGATTAGTAGAAGAAGAGGATGCAGACATGGACATGGCGAACTGCCTAATCCTTCTCTCGCAAGGCCAGTCGAGAATTTCTCCACACAGACAAGATAAtactgatcatcatcatcatcatctgggAGGTTACAAGTTTAACAGCAAGAAATTGATCGAAACGGCCTCGAATGGTACAGGAAAGGCAGGGCATTACGTTTATGAATGCAAGACTTGTAACagaacattcccatcattccaaGCATTGGGTGGTCACAGGGCTAGTCACATGAAGCCTCATAACAAGTCCTCCTCCATTGCTGCTGCATCAGCAGAGGAGAAAAAACAGTTTCTCTCGTCCTCGGACGAAGAATTGGATCGACATTACAAGAACATCTGTTCACTTTCTCTCCAACTCAGTCACAAAACCAGAAATTTGTACAACAAGAAGGTTCATGAGTGCTCTGTTTGTGGAACAGAGTTCACATCAGGGCAGGCCTTAGGAGGTCACATGAGGCGTCACCGACCGAGTGCTAGTACCGCTGGGGCCAACAACACATCCTTGACATTGAATCCAACAACAACAATGACATTGGAATTGGAATCTAAGCAAGATAAGCAGCAAAGAAAGGTACTTTCATTGGATTTGGATCTCAATCTTGCTCCTTCTTCTACCCCTGAAGACAATAATCACAATACTGAATCCAAATTCGCCTTCGCTTCCAagaaacaacagcagcagcagcaatcaCCCAATATTGTCTTCTCCGCCGCGGCCTTGGTTGATTGCCATTACTAA